From the Xenopus laevis strain J_2021 chromosome 7L, Xenopus_laevis_v10.1, whole genome shotgun sequence genome, the window TATTTGTtaatagataaaatataaatgtttcttgTGCTGCTCAGAATCAAAGATACACATGTAGGTGCCTAAATCTAAGTAAACAATATATGTGTCATTCCAGGATGCCCAACTGACCCATCAAcatctggagaaccccaggttGGACATCCTTTTCAGACACCCACCAGACAAACTGATATCCTGGGTCCTATCTCCCAATTAGATATGACTAGTGTTAAAATGTTATAGGTTTAAATAGTTCTAAAGGCCTATAAGAaaagggctgatgggaattgCCACTACTAAGTTCAGGAGATCTTCTGGTCCTCAGGCAGGCCAGTCCATCCCTGAACAAAGATCTATCATCCTTTTGGTAATCAAACATAATCAGAATGTGCCATCCCAGAATGTGAAAGTGGCGCACAGTGTAGGGTTCATAGATTTCCACCTTCAGAATCTTCAAGAGCAACTACTGCACTGCTGTTTTCCAAACTCTTTGTTTCTGCATCAGTATTGCTCACGGGGAAATTCCCCTCTTCATCGGTTGATGCACATGGACAGTAGCTTTCTTCTCCTTTCGTATTGTGTTTTTGATTTTCCAAGGATGAGCGGAAGTCCATCACCAGGACTACGAGACGGTAAAGCTGCAACATCACTACCAAAATATTCTTGGCAGTGAAAAACACCAACATCTGGTTTATGACATTGAAGTAGGCCATGAGTATCAATCTGGAGACGAGGAAAGGGCCGTCCTGGATCAACAGGCTTATTCCAATGTTCCAAAGGTCGGCGCTGTATCTGCAGACCAACATGTACAGGCGGTTCTTTGTCACAGTAGTTGGTTGGCACGCAATGTTTTGCActgtgaataaaaatataatgtgttaTAAAATATCTATGGTTTAAGCATCATTTATCCCATAATCGAAACTATTTGCAGaaaaataagtacagtatatatgtaaccCAATAGTTGGAATAAATAATGGAATCATGATATTCCATAACTATCCATTAACCTTGCAAATAAACAgggactcttagggggttatttattaaactcaaaaatttgttgtttttactagaaagcacacatttttagagaaaatgtttttttccaaatttattaTACACCGAAGCTAAAATTAGAAAATCCTCCATCTCccacctgtcaaggtcctgttgAACTCAATGGCAGTGGTCCTATTTCAAAtatgaagatatcatggtctgcgctgagtttcgtccaaaaatctgaaaattctggGGTTTTACATGATATCAGGAAAAATTGGAGCGTTTCGGgcataaaacctgaaaaaattattttttttttttattttttaagcaaaacaccaatttttcaagttttgttcCAAACTGATTTTATTGcgtttttttaaatgagaaataagaaaaaatcgggtatgggagtttggtcgtggttttttgaattaaataatgagataaaaacagattttagtaaataaccccctaaatctatgGAATGGGCCTCGCGGACTTAGTGGAGCAAGGCTCAGATTGATTAAATCAATTGGGTTGCCATTGGTTCTTAaaacaaatgatacatttttatttacagaacataGCGCAACCTCCAGAAGGACAATAAATAGTACAAATATTCAGCATTTGCTGGTACAAAGAACACAACCAGTGCTTTACCCATCAGGGATCAATAATTAAAGTGGATTGAGTAAACTCAGAAATGTTCAATCCCAAGTATTTAGCCATTACTCTGTGAATGGTTTGCCAGGATTTCTAATGCTTCTGGCTTCTCAGGCTGCTCACTAGCTGCCCTAATCTTAACTTTCACTCCTGGAGTTAGTTATTACTAACGAACCTCAAATTATCTACACATACTGGGCCTACTTCCACTCAGGCTAGAGTTCTGCAGCGGGTCCGGTATCCGCAAAAAAAGCAGACACCCTGCGGAAtaagggtaggattttcaggtgccgGTATAGATGCCGGTCTGTGGGTTGTGGGTCGCGGGTCTGTGGAtggggtctcatctaaatttcgtatcttatattaaattgtatatattttactccttttaaagttttccaAAACTTGTTGCTGTtgctgcccacttttgatgatgtcacttctggtttgcagcaacaccacttcctgtttgatggtggtcagccgGTTGCgtataaggcagttgcgggtccgggttgggtaggggatcaaagtgggtaaatatgcggattGCAGTTCGcgtcgggtccgggtcttagaaattggttctgcgcaggactctaacttagGCCACCTCCATGTTCTGCAGCAGGTAGGATTCAAAGAGAGGCTGAGCACTTGTTGACTTCCCCTGTTAAAAACTATGACACCCACTGGCCAGTGACTGAACTGCCTGGAGAATACTTTAACTCAGGCTAGGGAAACAGCTTCCCCCCTAAATGTAAATTAGGATGACATTTAGCTTGATGACTGTCTGAAAAATAGTAATGAAAGAGTAATGAAACCGTCGGTGGTTTATCTAAAGTCTATCTAACAAGCTGTCCAGGGTGATTTTCTTTCAGCCTATGACATCACTGGGCAGACAATTGGTCTGATGTCAGCAATGATGTCGTGAGAACTTTCCTCTCATTCCagcctttgttgtgactgttttgttagcagtcCATTCTTCAGAggaattatctgtgcactgggaatctaattatcaGTCTCACTGcctagctcaagaaataacaaaaaacatagatttgtgtgattaaaacaatgggcaaaatgtatgttcagcacaagccctgttctTTGCACTCATGTTCAACACGGGGGTTTACTGCACTCTAAGGTGAGAAGGTAGTGCTGCTGTCTATGTATTTCAGATTGACtctatgggggcagattcactaagtgctgaatttgcgctagcatccgcttcgctcacatcgcaacacttcgccagtgtAAATTCGCCcaaacaatgctaattcactaacatctAACCAGCGTCGTTACGTCGAGGGATtcattatattgccctacacatgagctcagtgtatagtttatgtgccatatgttaggaaatgtagggggaagcctggatacccaaaatatttttcacggacctttgcagcctatcacccttaaaaagtgaaaagacgccggtgttttttgggggaaaattgaGGATTTCCTATACagtccattgcactttgcctggtctgagctggcaaaggcaagtctggcggaacagctaacgttcagtaaaatccacatcttagtgaatttgcgtagttacgtacggtcatcagagcgaaaattcacccggcgttagagtgcgaagttatctccttcgctagtgaagttacgcctgcgcacgttagtaaatcgtcaaagtaccgaaatgacataatgctggcgaattttcgccagcgttagtcacttcgccctttagtaaatttgcccctatgacccACAGGGCACAGGCACTTTGGCATCAGAGATTTCAGGCACTTTAGAGCGCACGTTTCAATAGAGATCAATTAGAGGGGTGATTGAAAGAGTGCTTACCAGCAAGGTCAAGAGGGAACTGCAGCATACTCCATGTCCAGACAGCAAGGATAGAATAAACCAGAATCATATTATTCCTGAAAGAGAAACAACTTGTGTTAAAAGCAGTGACAATTTTAAAGTGATATAAATCTCAATTCTACAACAAATGTTAAACCCTTGCGACCCCTTAGCACTCAAAACTCTTCGCCCAGTCTTTAGATGGTGTTGTATCAACAATGGGAGGCCTGTGCCAGTTCTTGGTGAAGTTGCATTACTGTGTTAACGCATAGCTTACACAATAttcatatgtatgaatacaattGGGGGGCCGCCATCgcatgccccttttttttttatatatctatcttttatctCTCTTTCATCCATGCTATTGAATATGCAGACTTTTATCGAGAGTGTCAGATTGACATGTTTCATGCTTCTTCAGTTGGACAAACATAAACCAATTAATTTTTCCTACAATTTTTAGTTCATGTATGGAGGTTGTGCAACCCAGACCGATACCTAATACACCACTTCAATCAGCGCATGGAGCATCagaagaataaaagaataaaagtgaaGAGGAAATGCAGCTCCTCCTGTGTGTGCCCCTTTCTACTCTATCTGTGTAGCATGTGCCTTCACCAGCTGCTTCGCACAAACTTTTCTTAAACAGAATCATGTGCATTTCAAGCATTTACCTGAATTCCATGATTCTGGGTAAGAAGCAATCAAGCCAAAAATCATTTACTTTCCATAAATTCATGCCTGATAGAAACATTGTGCTCATCACCATTCCTAATCCCATGCAGGGccctgcatttaaagggatactgtcacattttttccaaacgcatcaggtaatagtgctgctccagcagaattctgcactgaaatccatttttcaaaagagcaaacagatttttttatattttattttgaaatctgacatggggctagacatattgtcagtttcccagcttcacTCAGTCATGtgttttgtgctctgataaacttcagtcactctttactgctgtactgcaatttggagtgatatcacccccctccccagcattttaacaacagaacaatgggaaggtaaccagatagcagctccctaacacaagataacagctgcctggtagatctaagaacaacactaaatagtaaaatccaggtcccactgagacacattcagttacattgagtaggagaaacaacagcctgccagaaagcagttccatcctaaagtgctggctctttctgaaagcacatgacccggcaaaatgacctgagatgtacctacacaccaatattacaactaaaaaatacacttgatggttcaggaatgacattttatattgtagagtgaattattttcagtgtaaagatttagaaataaaaacgacatcataaaaatcatgacagaatctctttaagcaTGGAGCCCTGAGATGTAAGCACATAATAGAATTGCCTACTAGGCTAAATGATATAAAAGCTCaaggcactttaaacctacacaTAAGATGTATTTGTGTccctacttacagtatattttccctttttaatattCATAGTTTCCTTACATTAGTTCCATTACACAATCAGTTATCATCTCTACCCCTGCCTGCAAAAAttattcttctcctttaacattcagATATTCTTGACCAATATTCCAACACGGATAGtcattttaatagtaaaaaaaaaatcaaaatataatatTCTTGCATTTTTAGGAACTATATTGGTTATAAAAAGGCAAGGTGAACTCTTCGGGAACTGTGCAAGAATGAAATCTCAGCATGATCTTGCTGTGCATAATAAAtgacaataatgaataataaccccagaaatctcctttttttttttttaaatgaagtcaTTTGACCTCAAGACTTATTTACAAATTACAACGAACTGTTTGTTTGATCTCTGGCAATTGAATTGTCCTTATTTTCATGGTGTAACACGTGACTGCTCTTTTAGTATTATTaagttgtgatgggcgaatttggggcgtttcgccaaaaaatctgtgaatttccagcgaaattcgcaaaacggcgataTATTcacgaaacgacgaaaaatttgcgaagcagtgccggtgtctcgttcactgtcgaaaatgcgccggcgtccaaaaaacacgTTTCTGTGTATTTATTCCCTGCGGCGAATCgcccatcattattattattaagtgcagtgtggaagtaaaaaaaaaaaagcaacatatttttttaaaggggaaataaaccagaCAACAATTAAGTGAGAATTACTCTAGCAACCCAGATGTACAGGGTCAAGTTGCCCCAGGAAGCAAGAGACCTCACATACACTTTggggccgaatttcgaagttttttttgggctacttcgaccatcgaatgggctacttcgaccttcgactacgacttcgaatcgaaggatttgtagtaaaaatcgttcgactattcgaccatttgaatgtctctttaaaaaaaaattcgacccgccatctaaaagctaccgaagtcaatgttagcctatggggaaagtccccataggcttgcctaactttttgatcaaaggatattccttcgatcgttggattaaaatccttcgaatcgttcgattcgaaggattttatcgttcgattgaactatctgagctaaatccttcgacttcaatattcaagtcgaaggattttaattcctagtcgaatatcgagggttaattaacgacccttagtgaatcggcccctttgagTTGGTGTATGTGGTTAATTTCATAGGAAAAATATTGCTATGAGTTTTATTATCTGGAATTGGGAATGggtgttttcctgataagggggtTTTCTGTATATTGGAAGTCAgctataaacatttaaatatttaatgaacccaataggattgttttgttttacaCCAGTCTTTAGATCAAAAACTGTAATGACATCAATCAGGAGAAACCTCTGCCTGCTGTTTTGCAAGTGAATCTACAAGGTCCTGAACCCAACAAAATCCCTCTGCATCATATAAGACTTGCAAATCGACTCAGCTTCTTTCATTGGGGACCTTTTTAACATTGAACGAACAGAAAAACTCGATGGCTCAGACATTTCCCCAGATTTTGGATATCATTTCTGCATCCATGCTGAAAGGAAAATAGAAAACCCACTGTAAATCTAGAATAATCTTTCCACATCCCACTGGATACTGGTCAACCTAATAAAGGGACCCAATACCACTATCTTCAAATCAATCTGACCACAATAGACCTTTACAAACATCAATCCTACAGGGTACCAACAATTCGGTACTTTATTTTGGCTGCCTTGCTACAGTActctgaaaatgtatttgatttgaaaatcaaagtttttggatgttgctctgcttaaaaaatgaagttagtgagcagagaagagtcatctgacATTTTATCTGGTCAGTTATAAGCTTTCCGTTTCTcaacaaattaattttctgaTGACTATAGCCAGTTGactgaaatgaacagcaggtggcgctgaaGTTTTAcgttcaatatattttatattacatgtaaattgcaaaagttcccTGAAGAATGTCcggatcaattttacattaatttgtcttgttttgagggtttcctttttttttgttgataattTTGAACTCCAAATAGTTTTGTACCTTACATTGTCTTGTTCTAGGGTCTCACTGGTGAATTCCAAGATGTCGGCTGCAGTACCCACAAACATGAGAAGCAGCTGAGAAAGCTGGTCCCGTGTTGTTCCTGATCCGATGGGAAGGAGCCATTTACCAATTATCAGAAGCAGGAGGAATGTTTGGTGGAGTCCAAGGGTCCAAACAGTTTCACAAATGGCACTAACGAAAGCCACGGCCTGTGATGTAAGAGAGAagaagatacattagatagctttaagaaggggttggatggtgtttagcaaaggagagaatacagggatatgggagatagctcatagtacaagttgatccagggactggtccgatccattttggagtcaggaaggaattatttccccATCtgaatgcaaattggagaggcttcagatgggttttttcgccttcctctggatcaactggcagttaggcaggttatatataaaccTAAAAGGTCGAACCTGATgagcgtgtgtcttttttcaacttaacttactatttTAGCATAGATACAACATCAGGCGCACCAAGGTTTTGCCATATCTCATGATTAATGTCCAAAAAAACAGTGCCAGCTCATTTACTGGTGGTGGTTTCTTCTACTTGTAGGTTAAAGAACATCAGAATTTCTCAGATAAATTAGTAGAAATGGGGATATAATGACATCATGacttaacaaaataaaattcagCCAAGTGTTACAAACAGAACACTTACAACACACTTACCGTTTTAACAACAGCCACTGGGTCTCCAATGAGAGTAGCGTTATCCTGTAACATTGGGAGATTgtccaatgttttgtttttattacacggctgaaataaagaaaaagataaaaattgtGTTAATAGCAACATTGGACCATCTTTATTAGTGCAGATTCCATTAATTGTATATACTagatgtatatatctatctatataagactatctatatagatatatctatcattctatctatatatatatatatatatatatatatatatatagatatatatatatatagatatagtaatatattagggatgcactgaatccactatttgggattcggcctaatccccgaatccttgatgaaagattcagccaaatactgaactgaatctgaagcctaatttgcatatgcaaattaggggcaggaaaggaaaaagtggatgAAAAGTCACCtcatttccctacccgcccctaatttacatatgcaaattcagattcggttcggccaggcacaaggattcgcctgaatccgaaccctgctgaaaaaattcgaattcccgaaccgaatccaggattcggtgcatccctaatatctatATACCCAGACAGAAAGAAAACCCAATGAATAGGCagggtatatacaatatattataaataaaatccaatgtACAGTGTATTTATGAGAAAGAAACCCAAGCAGTATAGACAGTACATAAGAAAGAAAACTCAATGTGcaggcaaaatatatatatcagtagtgatgggcgaataaattcggcagacacgaatttgcagtgaatttccacgtttcgccgcaagCGATCTAATACATGAAACTACGGCAACAATTCGCATGTGAAAAATCTTCCTCATCAAAATTATTctgcccattggcttcaatgcgttttgcgaattttccgccgGTTCGcgatttcactgcaaattcacaaatttttcagcgaaacggcacagattcacccatcactatacagtaTTTCAGGTCTTTCTGAATCTAGATGAATTAACACATACGATATGTAAGAAGATCATtcattggttttattattatactattattattatattattattataatactttACCTCTGAGTCATAGTTTATTTCAAGAAGCCAAAGAGATGGGACAATACTTAGCAGGTAGCAGAATATTGGTGGTGAAAACCTGTGAATATATAAGTGTCATATGTCAAATGAACctattgaaggagaaggaaaggctaaaactaagtaagctttatcagaaagatctatataaatataccagtaaccctcaaagtaatgctgctctgagtcctctgtcaaaagaaacaccacattcctttccttctattgtgtactcatgggcttctgtatcagacttcctgttttcagcttatacctccagggctagggcttgagcatgctcagtttgttcctctatCCCCCTCCATTTGACCCCTCCattctgtaatctgagctcagagctatgagtgagttgggagagacttaggcaggaagtgatgtcaccccaagctaatatggcagctgctatcccaaacaaacagagagcttctagagctgtttactcaggtatggtcaagcattctacagaataaatgtagttttacagtttgcactattgtggctaatctacttggaataaactgctttggcaggtttacttctcctttaatgacaaagGAAATTAGAAGCCAAGTTGATATTTAGTCATTGCAATTACATAATTTCTTAGCCCTTATCAGTGAAGCTGCTctggaattatatattttttgcaataatcagtttcccccccccccttatcaCCAAGTAAGCGTTTCATTAGAATGAAAAAGAATCTTTATGAATTAAATGCCCTTTTGGAAAGATGAATCGGGATAATTTACTGCAAATATTTATAAGCAGGGCAGCAGatgaataaatatgaattatttaaaaaataaaaaatacattaaaaggcTGGCTTCCAAGATCCCATGCTGAAAAACTGTCACTCGTAGGCATAAAAGGCAAAGCAGTAAAAGTCATGATAATAAATTCACAATGTGAGCATCAAAGATGAAGATTGACATTGAAATGGCTATAATAAGTGGCAGTTCCGCCTATGTATTTCTGCTGAATGCAGTGGGGGTCATTCAATAGCGAATCTGTGCGGTATttctgaaactgtgaaaaatttgcaaaatgcattggtcaatgggtgtcaaaattattttgatgcgcggcaattttgacgcgagcaacaatttttatacgcgcaattATTTGGTCCAAATAATTTCGAAGCAcaaaatttttatgcgcgcaacaatttttttatcgATGCAGCGGCTTTTTTGCCTGcgaattgtcgccacagttttGCTTATCATTTTGCTTGAGGCAAAATGCGTAAATTACcagcaaatttgtgtctgccaaatttatttgcccatcactaatactgagAGATGTGCTAACCCTGGATTCAAGTGCTACAGACTTTTCCCCAGCAGCAGCTTCTTTATGAAGAACACTCTTCCACTCTGGTGGTTTGGAGCAAAACATTGGAACAACTCCAGGGGCACCTTGTTGTACCCATTGCAGTCCATTACGGCACAATACATGTGGTATTTTATTTCATACTGCTGTCAATTTGTGTGCATAACCCTAACCCTTAaggtcagggccaccattagaaatcatggggccccgtacaacaaaatattcAGGGGCCCCTAGGCCCCGCCCACCcaagatcccacccactccacaccacagttaaaacaccacacagacatcagcgctaaaaaaggtaacacacacacacaagttataaaaactattgatggtcagggccccctcacaagttaaaaactgtggcaccagggcccccataaaaattggtggtcagggccccccttacaggtaaaaaaaaattggtgccccagagaat encodes:
- the tmem26.L gene encoding transmembrane protein 26; this translates as MELIVFLNAVITRLLFMLHSLVGVWRVTVIKKDSMYWLLALANLLLCLEMVLTLKFKKGRGLKWFSPPIFCYLLSIVPSLWLLEINYDSEPCNKNKTLDNLPMLQDNATLIGDPVAVVKTAVAFVSAICETVWTLGLHQTFLLLLIIGKWLLPIGSGTTRDQLSQLLLMFVGTAADILEFTSETLEQDNVRNNMILVYSILAVWTWSMLQFPLDLAVQNIACQPTTVTKNRLYMLVCRYSADLWNIGISLLIQDGPFLVSRLILMAYFNVINQMLVFFTAKNILVVMLQLYRLVVLVMDFRSSLENQKHNTKGEESYCPCASTDEEGNFPVSNTDAETKSLENSSAVVALEDSEGGNL